Below is a genomic region from Oscarella lobularis chromosome 14, ooOscLobu1.1, whole genome shotgun sequence.
GAAGCAAATGGGCGGTAAATAGTTGGTGCGGTCACATACATACAATATGTCATCATTTTGCTTAGTACAGAGACAAAGGCGTAATTTGAGAATGACATTTGACATACGAATGGTCAAGATAAAATCCGAGAGTTTCCGAAAAGAATCGTCTTTTAGGCAGGTAGGCTGACATAAAATAATTTCATTTCCTGTATAATTGTCATCGAAAACATCTCTTTGTGCCGTCTTCTGTGCAAAAAAATGCTTACGTTAAAGAATAGTATTTACTAAGGTAAGCAATAACGTCTTGGCATCCGGTGTCACTGACTAGCGTATATGTAGACGGGAACTTCTGTTTTCCCCTCATTTCACTGCTGGGAACTTGAGAACTCAGAATGCTATTCTTCTTCATTATTTTCGTTACTTtttccttagaatcaaaatggGGAACGACGGCCGACCATAATCCGATCATCGTCTCGTCACAAGGCCCCACCATCTGCTTGCCATTGGACCAGTAcgtaaacgaaaaaaaaggCGAGGTTTGACATTCTAACTCGAAcagttctttctttctactCGTCGCGATGTTTCCtagaaaggagagaagggaGCCAAAGGACAAAAGGTAGCTAGTTGCGTCATACAGTGAAACAGGCACGTGATGTTTGCACTATATAAAAAAGGGGGAAGCTGCACCCCGTCTCGTGGGTCAAAAAGGACAGGTACTCTATATATTTCGACGTTTACTACACAGTCAACGTTCGTGTCCGCCTTAGAAAGGAGACTTATGGGCTGGGTTGGTGGAAGGTAAGAAATGTTTTATAAACGAAGGCGTATTTTTATATGGGACCTGTAAAAACAAGGATGGCTATTTCTGAACGAATCGTGTTCCTGCTCTTGCATTTATGAACGAAACAATCTATCCCAAAGCGGAATATACAACGTTCGGCTGCCAGGCTCAAATCGGACTATTCAAGTCTACTGCGACATGGACACGGACGGAGGTGGATGGACTGTCTTTCAACGAAGACAAGACGGATCTGTCGATTTCTATCTTGAATGGGATGACTACAAACGCGGCTTTGGGAACATAGGCAAAGAGTTCTGGTTAGGTTTTGATCACATACTCCCGCTACTCGGCGCTAGCGAAAGTGGAAATGAACTTCGAATTGATCTTGGAGACGGGGAAGGCAATAGGAAATATGCCAAATATTCTGATTTTGGTATTGGTGATGAATGCACGAAGTACCGTCTGAGTGTAAGTGGGTACTTTGGAAATGCTAACGACTCACTTGCCTACCACAACGGAATGAGATTTTCAACCATAGGACGCGACCACGATAATTGGGGTTACACTTGTACTCTTCACAGACACGGTGCTTGGTGGTATAAGTATTGTCATCGCGCTAATTTGAATGGCAGCTACTTTGAAACTACCGTTAAAGGAATACGATGGGAAGAATGGAAAGAGGAATCGCTCAAATTCTCCGAAATGAAATTTCGGCCCAAGTGAGTCTTTTGTGAGTCTCAGGTGCAAAAAGGCATGTCAGCGTTTCACGTGACATGTAATGTGAATTTATATGTCTTTGCCGCTTCTATATCATTTATGCATGATTGtgtgttttcgtttttcttggtGGCACTAGATTTCACTGttataattatttgattttgcgtttttgtttaataattaggcagAACCTTTGATGATGCCTTCAATGTAATGTctgatgcccgtatgtcAGGGTAGGGTAAAGCGGCTTTTCAAggaaaaacaagaaaaagccgtttaTCCCACACGGATACACGGGCCGCTAAATCAATAGTGATATAGCGATACGCGTGAACTCCAAATGTGCCTGCCTTTAGAAAGTTTGCcttaaattaaattgaaaaacagaaattaaaaaagaacgtcatACTTGTACAACTACACAACAGAAAAGAATAAAGCAAGTCAATAGAGTTGAAATTTGAGATCGTTCGGACGCTTTTTTCCATGGTAAGATCCTCCTTTGTTTTTCAGATCCAGTCAACGGTATGGCTAGAAGAGCAAAATTACACAATAACCTCTTTCTACTATGATGCACTAAGACCTTGCGCGCTTGGGAGAAAACTGGATTAAAACATTGCCAGAGTATTCACCCGCGATCAAACGCTTTGCGAATCTATACGTGCTGTAAAAATATTTGTGCACctacaaaaatcaattaatgcaTTCTCTTTCGACTTTAcatctaaaagagaaaaaatcccGGTATCTATTAACTAAGTGGATTAATTACCACTCCGCCTAAAATCGAGCCAATCTAAGAAGGTactggagaaaaaaaagcgcgcGATTGCCTGTGTCGCAAAGCGCAGTGCCCGGAGGTGAAAAAAGCAGAGACACAAAGTCACACCTCTAACCGACGACTGATCGAATAGCAAAATGAAGTTCTTCGCTGCCACGGCTTCAGAACAAATATCTAAAAACACGAGGCCAGTATCCATTCATCGAAGCAACGTACTTAcccgaaaaaacgaaagaagagcgcgaCTGTGTTTGCGTGACCCAGGtcgcaccacgtggaggtccagacgcttcgcaaCCCAGCCGACCCTCACCAACGTCATGAATTGGATCAGAACCCACAATAAGTGAGACTCCGAGGTTCGTCGCCCCCTCGGGGAGACGGCTATCGCCTCCGCCGAAGAGGCCCGCAAGTCATGTGCTCGACGTGGAGCAGAGCCGgccaacgtcgacgctgtCCCATTTTACACCGTAGAATAAATCTACGGTGAAACGGAGCGAGTTGAAGCGCTCCACCGTcgaaaagacggcggcacTCCGATCCGGAAGCTCCTAGAGGTCTTAGTTGTGCCTCTAATCACTTCCAGATCGTTGCTCCAGGAAGAATGCGTCGGTCGAATCGATGGCCCCTCTGGCTCCCTGTCTTCCAACGACTCACAGAGCGTACGAGCGAGATCTCAAGCGACGGGGTTACGTAAAGAGGGAGAGCGTCGTGCACGACTTTATGTAGCTCGTGCACGAACGATGACGCGGACTCTTCTCTCATTGGACGATGGGTGTGCGTCATTAACCGCAACGATGTCACGAGAGACagcgttgctttttgcacCTCTACGCGCAACCAAAAATGGTAATAATTGGAGTGATCACGCGCGTGCAGCATGTgtcgcaaaagaaaagggaaaCAGGAGACGAACcacgtgcacgcgtgcaTGGTAGCCGGATGTGATGTCACGTTTCTTTCGCGTTCTTAtaacgcgacgaaaacgcgacgaagcgcgaccgaaaacgttcaaacgcaTTCGTTTTTCGAAAATAATGCGGCCCAATCGATCGAATCTTAGCGAAGTAGAGCATTCACGATATCGAGCTGTAGGGCCTACAAATGAGATCAACCACAAATGAGATCACTACGTCATGATGACGTAGTGATCTCATTTGTGGTTGATCTCATTTGTAGGCCCTACACGAGCTCTATAGCTTCGTCAAATTAGATTGTTGGAAGTCGCAGTCGATAGAACGAATACAGTTACGTTGCATTTGCTCGTGGgaatgaagagaaacgcgttAGGTCACCTGCGTTTCGCTTCCAATGCGTGGACGTGGACGCACTGTCCGAAGCGTTTGAACAACGATTTCAGTCTATTTCAATCTATCTTCGGTCGCGAAGACATATTCGATCGTCCAGAATGCATAAAAATCGAACAGTCGAGAGAAGACAATCGAGACGAGCACGCTAAGATTCAAGATGGAGGGCGACAGAATGTATTGGACTTTTCCCTGTTAATTTGCTGGTCAGACAGCTTCTATCTTCGAAGCGCGCGACAATCATGCGACACTCTCATCGCTAGAGAGCTTTTCAACGTGTTTAGAGTCGTTCCGGTACTTTCGGACAACATATAGTTCGGACAGTTCTTGTGTGCGTTGGAGGCGGTAGATCCAAACTGCTTTAGGCTGATCTTCTTCCTTGTTCCCTTAGAGATTATTCACCAAAGTTTCGGCTGGATCGAAAGAGCCATCGCCAGATGACACGCTATTATTCGAGCAAGGTCAGTGACACGTACTTTCGGACACTCACATACGATACGGACagagcgattttcttcaagataACCACGAGCCAATAGAGAAAGTTATATACCGTGGGAAagctctttctttgctctttcatcctatattaattatttaattaaatttgaatTGGTAATTGAATTAcagaattttaaaaattgccGAATTTTTGGC
It encodes:
- the LOC136195439 gene encoding ryncolin-1-like; the encoded protein is MLFFFIIFVTFSLESKWGTTADHNPIIVSSQGPTICLPLDQYVNEKKGEKGEKGAKGQKGEAAPRLVGQKGQKGDLWAGLVEGWLFLNESCSCSCIYERNNLSQSGIYNVRLPGSNRTIQVYCDMDTDGGGWTVFQRRQDGSVDFYLEWDDYKRGFGNIGKEFWLGFDHILPLLGASESGNELRIDLGDGEGNRKYAKYSDFGIGDECTKYRLSVSGYFGNANDSLAYHNGMRFSTIGRDHDNWGYTCTLHRHGAWWYKYCHRANLNGSYFETTVKGIRWEEWKEESLKFSEMKFRPK